In the Alligator mississippiensis isolate rAllMis1 chromosome 7, rAllMis1, whole genome shotgun sequence genome, one interval contains:
- the TTI2 gene encoding TELO2-interacting protein 2 produces MELSSLLASLKLESQQEPGDPGQPGSSIPPAPQVLSQLLLLLSGGGACSSTKAGMLRDLSTLFQAADCQWLFGGALPPPSLKVLGDVVRALSCYAALPKLEQDAGDLPGHNACYTAVAERVADVGLVLLSLVAKVEAAKGLALLGPTVVDPVLRDVAGPIYVFAATHCMKRPWTSPRSQSVAQELLASLVRAAGCGSVAEFLQGTNEDEAGRFAAVMGLLKPQLTKETWRCNPATKHVFSQTLRQVTRPWLSRYLESVLPPSLLISDDYREENKILGVLCLHHIILNVPAAELCQFNRAQVVYHALYNHLYSREAQLIQVVLLCLLDLLPVLEKSPQQLSKETRPATPSDEVLQLVLTHMEAEHRLVLRRAYAHTLPAFVERHGILIARHLKRLERVIVAYLEICDGPEEEARLGILETLKCTIQHAWPRMLCRLSVLLKALLRVMWDVQTDTSLTPETVKTALLQGATDCLILLDRCSEGQVKILLDGIYHSCEDNTMRECIRRVQEDT; encoded by the exons ATGGAGCTCAGCAGCCTGCTGGCATCCCTGAAGCTGGAGAGCCAGCAAGAGCCGGGAGATCCCGGGCAGCCCGGTTCCTCCATCCCGCCAGCACCACAGGTTTTGTcccaactcctgctgctgctctcaggcgggggagcctgcagcagcaccaaggCTGGGATGCTCAGGGACTTGAGCACGCTCTTCCAGGCGGCAGACTGCCAGTGGCTCTTTGGAGgcgccctcccaccccccagcctcaaAGTGCTGGGGGACGTGGTGAGGGCGCTGAGCTGCTATGCAGCACTGCCAAAGCTGGAGCAGGATGCCGGGGACCTCCCCGGCCACAATGCCTGTTACACCGCGGTGGCTGAGCGAGTGGCTGATGTTGGCTTGGTGTTGCTCAGCCTCGTTGCAAAAGTGGAAGCTGCCAAGGGCTTGGCATTGCTGGGTCCCACGGTGGTGGATCCAGTTCTGCGTGACGTGGCAGGGCCCATCTACGTCTTTGCTGCAACACATTGTATGAAGAGGCCGTGGACCAGCCCAAGGTCTCAGTCAGTGGCACAGGAGCTGCTGGCCTCGTTGGTTCGGGCTGCAGGTTGCGGGTCAGTGGCTGAGTTCCTCCAGGGAACGAATGAAGATGAGGCGGGGAGGTTTGCTGCGGTGATGGGGCTCCTGAAACCACAGCTGACCAA AGAGACATGGAGATGCAACCCCGCCACAAAGCACGTATTCTCCCAGACGCTGCGTCAGGTCACCCGGCCATGGCTGAGCCGTTACCTGGAAAGTGTTCTCCCCCCATCATTGCTGATCTCTGATGATTACCGGGAGGAGAATAAAATCCTGGGTGTGCTCTGCCTGCACCACATCATCCTCAATGTG CCAGCTGCTGAATTGTGCCAGTTTAACAGAGCTCAGGTTGTGTACCATGCTCTGTACAACCACCTCTACTCCCGGGAAGCCCAGCTCATCCAG GTGGTGCTGCTCTGCTTGCTGGACTTGCTGCCTGTACTAGAGAAATCTCCCCAGCAGCTGTCCAAGGAGACTAGGCCAGCTACACCTTCCGATGAGGTGCTGCAGCTGGTTCTGACCCACATGGAGGCGGAGCACCGGCTTGTACTGCGGAGAGCGTATGCCCACACCTTGCCTGCCTTTGTGGAGAG ACATGGCATCCTGATAGCACGTCATCTGAAGAGGCTGGAGCGGGTGATTGTGGCATACCTGGAGATCTGCGATGGGCCAGAGGAGGAAGCCAGACTGGGGATATTGGAGACACTGAAATGCACCATACAGCATGCCTGGCCAAG GATGCTGTGCAGGCTCAGCGTGCTCCTCAAAGCCCTGCTCAGAGTGATGTGGGATGTACAGACTGACACAAGCCTGACACCTGAGACAGTGAAAACAGCCCTGCTCCAGGGTGCCACTGACTGCCTTATCCTGCTGGATCGTTGCTCAGAGGGGCAAGTCAAG ATCCTGCTGGATGGCATCTACCACAGCTGTGAGGACAACACCATGCGAGAGTGCATTAGGAGGGTGCAGGAAGACACCTGA
- the RNF122 gene encoding RING finger protein 122 translates to MHPFQWCNGCFCSLGLIYTNKSCTMPPITFQDLPLNIYMVIFGTGIFVFVLSLIFCCYFISKLRHQAQSERFGYKEVVLKGDAKKLNLQGQTCAVCLEDFKVKDELGVLPCQHAFHRKCLVKWLEVRCVCPMCNKPIAGPTEPHQGIGTLLDELV, encoded by the exons ATGCACCCATTTCAGTGGTGTAACG GATGCTTCTGCAGTTTGGGGCTGATTTATACCAATAAATCGTGCACAATGCCTCCGATCACCTTCCAGGACCTGCCTCTGAACATCTACATGGTCATTTTCGGCACTGGCATCTTCGTCTTTGTGCTCAGCCTCATCTTCTGCTGCTACTTCATCAG CAAACTTCGTCATCAGGCCCAGAGCGAGAGATTTGGATACAAGGAG GTGGTTTTGAAGGGTGATGCCAAGAAGTTAAACTTGCAAGGG CAGACCTGTGCCGTCTGCCTGGAAGATTTTAAAGTGAAAGATGAGCTGGGAGTGTTGCCATGCCAACATGCCTTCCACAGAAA GTGTCTTGTGAAATGGCTGGAAGTGCGCTGCGTGTGCCCCATGTGCAACAAACCTATTGCAGGCCCCACAGAGCCCCACCAAGGCATCGGgaccctcctggatgagctggtGTGA
- the DUSP26 gene encoding dual specificity protein phosphatase 26 isoform X1 yields the protein MFPRLKLSFWVWDKTVGGNRSKSSTPATARPRPAHRDALWDTAAPMAFMSRFSRSSSRSASRAAPEDHGSHPILSVFELERLLYTGKTACNHADEVWPGLYLGDQDIAANRRELAHLRITHILNASHSKWRGGAEYYEGTGIRYLGIEAHDSPTFDMSPHFYPAADFIHQALSERGGKILVHCAVGVSRSATLVLAYLMIRHHMTLVEAIKTVKDHRGIIPNRGFLRQLVTLDNSLRLKRRV from the exons ATGTTCCCACGGCTGAAGCTTAGCTTCTGGGTCTGG GACAAGACAGTGGGTGGCAACCGCAGCAAAAGCAGCACCCCGGCCACGGCCCGGCCTCGACCAGCCCACAGGGATGCATTGTGGGATACAGCCGCTCCAATGGCTTTCATGTCCAGGTTCTCCAGGAGCAGCTCCAGGTCAGCCAGCCGAGCGGCTCCAGAAGACCATGGCAGCCACCCCATCCTCAGTGTCTTCGAGTTGGAGAGGCTGCTGTACACGGGGAAGACAGCCTGTAACCATGCTGATGAGGTCTGGCCTGGACTGTACCTGGGAGATCA GGATATAGCAGCCAATCGGCGTGAGCTGGCTCACCTGCGGATCACCCACATCCTCAATGCCTCGCACAGCAAGTGGAGGGGGGGTGCCGAGTACTATGAGGGCACCGGCATCCGCTACCTGGGCATCGAGGCCCACGACTCGCCCACCTTCGACATGAGCCCCCACTTCTACCCTGCCGCTGACTTCATCCACCAGGCATTGAGCGAGAGAGGAG GAAAGATCCTTGTGCACTGTGCCGTTGGGGTGAGCAGGTCGGCCACCTTGGTCCTCGCCTACCTCATGATCCGCCATCACATGACCCTGGTGGAAGCCATAAAGACTGTCAAGGACCACCGTGGCATCATCCCCAACCGGGGCTTCCTACGCCAGCTGGTCACCCTGGATAACTCTCTGAGGCTGAAGCGGAGGGTGTGA
- the DUSP26 gene encoding dual specificity protein phosphatase 26 isoform X2, with product MAFMSRFSRSSSRSASRAAPEDHGSHPILSVFELERLLYTGKTACNHADEVWPGLYLGDQDIAANRRELAHLRITHILNASHSKWRGGAEYYEGTGIRYLGIEAHDSPTFDMSPHFYPAADFIHQALSERGGKILVHCAVGVSRSATLVLAYLMIRHHMTLVEAIKTVKDHRGIIPNRGFLRQLVTLDNSLRLKRRV from the exons ATGGCTTTCATGTCCAGGTTCTCCAGGAGCAGCTCCAGGTCAGCCAGCCGAGCGGCTCCAGAAGACCATGGCAGCCACCCCATCCTCAGTGTCTTCGAGTTGGAGAGGCTGCTGTACACGGGGAAGACAGCCTGTAACCATGCTGATGAGGTCTGGCCTGGACTGTACCTGGGAGATCA GGATATAGCAGCCAATCGGCGTGAGCTGGCTCACCTGCGGATCACCCACATCCTCAATGCCTCGCACAGCAAGTGGAGGGGGGGTGCCGAGTACTATGAGGGCACCGGCATCCGCTACCTGGGCATCGAGGCCCACGACTCGCCCACCTTCGACATGAGCCCCCACTTCTACCCTGCCGCTGACTTCATCCACCAGGCATTGAGCGAGAGAGGAG GAAAGATCCTTGTGCACTGTGCCGTTGGGGTGAGCAGGTCGGCCACCTTGGTCCTCGCCTACCTCATGATCCGCCATCACATGACCCTGGTGGAAGCCATAAAGACTGTCAAGGACCACCGTGGCATCATCCCCAACCGGGGCTTCCTACGCCAGCTGGTCACCCTGGATAACTCTCTGAGGCTGAAGCGGAGGGTGTGA